A genomic window from Salvia splendens isolate huo1 chromosome 11, SspV2, whole genome shotgun sequence includes:
- the LOC121756187 gene encoding E3 ubiquitin-protein ligase MBR2-like isoform X2, whose product MQGQRNSISTLPEDLTYDHGSTSTDASIDSRMPWNNMQTSAEARLPEYKIPPSETDTQHPRHIGHSQWSLGETSSGAAQCHSDRNKRKREHRWSVPSRAALDLEECQLESSNIPPLDNVVVDGQGNQASNISSPLQLAGPVDDGHQVIERPNRHISVGSSSEKRPSTGSSSDALGMSSGYRSLDGRRKRKAIDVQAGQSSGAESSNCSEHAERSQRRAIMSAPPPISASTVVMSTPPANSPVLSNLSDHGNSRIRLGVGEVVSSNPLSSNGRETAGSSRRNLRLRFSNTHQQGHVPLPREAHASSSSWHSSRVLLRNRLNPNPPLENGSHHVQPILPHIHSVRRNHHSRWSGASSSRTSNSSSAAISLERERDPMLYEDPIFGNILRSSSEHPMFIPPSETGGSSQQPPNWNLSSGASASRAAGTEPGGGQSSTATGTSQETELPSGSSSRGPRSSNTRSALLERHLDSAYALPHSLWSMAAASEGRGSVMSEIRHVLDLMRRGEGLRLEDMMILDQSVFFGMGDVHDRHRDMRLDVDNMSYEELLALGERIGDVSMGLNEETIMARLKQRKYGDRRADQAVTEPCSICREEYNNEEDLGTLECGHEFHRDCVKQWLMHKNLCPICKRAALST is encoded by the exons ATGCAAGGGCAACGGAATTCTATCAGTACATTGCCCGAAGATCTAACTTATGATCATGGGTCTACGTCAACTGATGCCAGCATAGATTCTCGAATGCCCTGGAATAATATGCAAACTTCTGCAGAAGCTCGGCTGCCAGAGTACAAAATCCCGCCAAGTGAGACCGATACTCAGCATCCGCGTCATATTGGGCACAGTCAGTGGAGTTTAGGTGAAACTAGTTCTGGTGCAGCACAATGTCATTCTGATCGCAACAAGAGAAAAAGAGAGCACAGATGGAGTGTTCCCTCTCGAGCTGCTCTCGACTTGGAAGAATGTCAGCTTGAATCATCTAATATTCCTCCACTGGACAATGTTGTAGTTGATGGGCAAGGCAATCAGGCGTCAAACATCTCGTCTCCTTTGCAGCTTGCTGGACCTGTAGATGACGGGCATCAGGTAATTGAGCGTCCCAATAGACATATATCTGTTGGATCATCGAGCGAGAAAAGGCCTTCTACTGGCAGCTCCTCCGATGCTCTTGGTATGTCTTCCGGGTATCGTTCCTTGGATGGTCGACGCAAGAGAAAGGCCATTGATGTACAAGCTGGACAGTCTTCTGGAGCGGAAAGTTCGAATTGTTCTGAACATGCTGAAAGAAGTCAACGTCGTGCTATAATGTCAGCCCCTCCCCCGATTTCTGCTAGTACTGTTGTTATGTCAACTCCACCGGCAAACAGCCCGGTCCTCAGCAATTTATCAGACCACGGAAACTCAAGGATTCGGCTTGGAGTCGGAGAAGTTGTTTCCTCAAATCCTTTGTCTTCAAATGGTAGAGAAACTGCTGGAAGTTCTCGTAGAAACTTACGCTTGCGTTTCAGTAACACTCATCAACAGGGTCATGTTCCATTACCAAGAGAAGCTCATGCGTCTTCCTCTTCTTGGCATTCATCAAGGGTACTTCTTCGAAATCGTCTGAACCCAAACCCTCCTTTGGAGAATGGAAGTCATCATGTTCAGCCGATTCTTCCGCATATTCATTCTGTTCGTCGAAATCATCATTCTAGATGGAGTGGAGCCTCTAGCTCGAGAACTAGCAATTCATCTTCTGCTGCTATTTCTCTTGAGAGGGAGAGGGATCCTATGCTTTACGAAGATCCTATATTCGGAAATATTCTCAGAAGCTCGTCGGAGCATCCGATGTTTATTCCTCCTAGTGAGACAGGGGGTTCGTCTCAACAACCTCCAAACTGGAACTTATCCAGCGGGGCATCTGCTTCTCGGGCAG CAGGTACCGAACCTGGTGGAGGTCAGAGCAGCACAGCAACCGGTACCTCACAAGAAACAGAGCTTCCATCCGGATCTAGCAGTCGCGGTCCTCGTTCATCAAACACAAGGTCAGCATTGTTGGAGAGACATCTGGATAGTGCTTATGCGTTACCTCATTCGCTTTGGAGCATGGCTGCCGCTAGTGAAGGGAGAGGCAGCGTGATGTCCGAG ATTCGCCACGTCTTAGATCTCATGCGAAGGGGAGAGGGCTTGAGACTCGAG GATATGATGATTCTTGATCAGTCAGTCTTCTTCGGGATGGGTGATGTACATGATCGTCACCGGGACATGAGACTAGATGTCGACAATATGTCCTATGAG GAGCTCCTGGCCTTGGGGGAGCGCATTGGAGATGTATCCATGGGATTGAACGAAGAAACAATAATGGCTCGTTTGAAGCAACGTAAATATGGTGATAGACGAGCAGATCAAGCTGTGACAGAGCCGTGCAGTATATGCCGG GAGGAGTACAACAACGAGGAAGATCTTGGCACGTTGGAATGTGGGCATGAATTTCACAGAGACTGTGTGAAACAATGGCTCATGCACAAGAACTTGTGCCCCATATGCAAGAGGGCGGCGTTGTCTACATGA
- the LOC121756187 gene encoding E3 ubiquitin-protein ligase MBR2-like isoform X1, which yields MQGQRNSISTLPEDLTYDHGSTSTDASIDSRMPWNNMQTSAEARLPEYKIPPSETDTQHPRHIGHSQWSLGETSSGAAQCHSDRNKRKREHRWSVPSRAALDLEECQLESSNIPPLDNVVVDGQGNQASNISSPLQLAGPVDDGHQVIERPNRHISVGSSSEKRPSTGSSSDALGMSSGYRSLDGRRKRKAIDVQAGQSSGAESSNCSEHAERSQRRAIMSAPPPISASTVVMSTPPANSPVLSNLSDHGNSRIRLGVGEVVSSNPLSSNGRETAGSSRRNLRLRFSNTHQQGHVPLPREAHASSSSWHSSRVLLRNRLNPNPPLENGSHHVQPILPHIHSVRRNHHSRWSGASSSRTSNSSSAAISLERERDPMLYEDPIFGNILRSSSEHPMFIPPSETGGSSQQPPNWNLSSGASASRAAGTEPGGGQSSTATGTSQETELPSGSSSRGPRSSNTRSALLERHLDSAYALPHSLWSMAAASEGRGSVMSEQIRHVLDLMRRGEGLRLEDMMILDQSVFFGMGDVHDRHRDMRLDVDNMSYEELLALGERIGDVSMGLNEETIMARLKQRKYGDRRADQAVTEPCSICREEYNNEEDLGTLECGHEFHRDCVKQWLMHKNLCPICKRAALST from the exons ATGCAAGGGCAACGGAATTCTATCAGTACATTGCCCGAAGATCTAACTTATGATCATGGGTCTACGTCAACTGATGCCAGCATAGATTCTCGAATGCCCTGGAATAATATGCAAACTTCTGCAGAAGCTCGGCTGCCAGAGTACAAAATCCCGCCAAGTGAGACCGATACTCAGCATCCGCGTCATATTGGGCACAGTCAGTGGAGTTTAGGTGAAACTAGTTCTGGTGCAGCACAATGTCATTCTGATCGCAACAAGAGAAAAAGAGAGCACAGATGGAGTGTTCCCTCTCGAGCTGCTCTCGACTTGGAAGAATGTCAGCTTGAATCATCTAATATTCCTCCACTGGACAATGTTGTAGTTGATGGGCAAGGCAATCAGGCGTCAAACATCTCGTCTCCTTTGCAGCTTGCTGGACCTGTAGATGACGGGCATCAGGTAATTGAGCGTCCCAATAGACATATATCTGTTGGATCATCGAGCGAGAAAAGGCCTTCTACTGGCAGCTCCTCCGATGCTCTTGGTATGTCTTCCGGGTATCGTTCCTTGGATGGTCGACGCAAGAGAAAGGCCATTGATGTACAAGCTGGACAGTCTTCTGGAGCGGAAAGTTCGAATTGTTCTGAACATGCTGAAAGAAGTCAACGTCGTGCTATAATGTCAGCCCCTCCCCCGATTTCTGCTAGTACTGTTGTTATGTCAACTCCACCGGCAAACAGCCCGGTCCTCAGCAATTTATCAGACCACGGAAACTCAAGGATTCGGCTTGGAGTCGGAGAAGTTGTTTCCTCAAATCCTTTGTCTTCAAATGGTAGAGAAACTGCTGGAAGTTCTCGTAGAAACTTACGCTTGCGTTTCAGTAACACTCATCAACAGGGTCATGTTCCATTACCAAGAGAAGCTCATGCGTCTTCCTCTTCTTGGCATTCATCAAGGGTACTTCTTCGAAATCGTCTGAACCCAAACCCTCCTTTGGAGAATGGAAGTCATCATGTTCAGCCGATTCTTCCGCATATTCATTCTGTTCGTCGAAATCATCATTCTAGATGGAGTGGAGCCTCTAGCTCGAGAACTAGCAATTCATCTTCTGCTGCTATTTCTCTTGAGAGGGAGAGGGATCCTATGCTTTACGAAGATCCTATATTCGGAAATATTCTCAGAAGCTCGTCGGAGCATCCGATGTTTATTCCTCCTAGTGAGACAGGGGGTTCGTCTCAACAACCTCCAAACTGGAACTTATCCAGCGGGGCATCTGCTTCTCGGGCAG CAGGTACCGAACCTGGTGGAGGTCAGAGCAGCACAGCAACCGGTACCTCACAAGAAACAGAGCTTCCATCCGGATCTAGCAGTCGCGGTCCTCGTTCATCAAACACAAGGTCAGCATTGTTGGAGAGACATCTGGATAGTGCTTATGCGTTACCTCATTCGCTTTGGAGCATGGCTGCCGCTAGTGAAGGGAGAGGCAGCGTGATGTCCGAG CAGATTCGCCACGTCTTAGATCTCATGCGAAGGGGAGAGGGCTTGAGACTCGAG GATATGATGATTCTTGATCAGTCAGTCTTCTTCGGGATGGGTGATGTACATGATCGTCACCGGGACATGAGACTAGATGTCGACAATATGTCCTATGAG GAGCTCCTGGCCTTGGGGGAGCGCATTGGAGATGTATCCATGGGATTGAACGAAGAAACAATAATGGCTCGTTTGAAGCAACGTAAATATGGTGATAGACGAGCAGATCAAGCTGTGACAGAGCCGTGCAGTATATGCCGG GAGGAGTACAACAACGAGGAAGATCTTGGCACGTTGGAATGTGGGCATGAATTTCACAGAGACTGTGTGAAACAATGGCTCATGCACAAGAACTTGTGCCCCATATGCAAGAGGGCGGCGTTGTCTACATGA
- the LOC121756187 gene encoding E3 ubiquitin-protein ligase MBR2-like isoform X3: MQGQRNSISTLPEDLTYDHGSTSTDASIDSRMPWNNMQTSAEARLPEYKIPPSETDTQHPRHIGHSQWSLGETSSGAAQCHSDRNKRKREHRWSVPSRAALDLEECQLESSNIPPLDNVVVDGQGNQASNISSPLQLAGPVDDGHQVIERPNRHISVGSSSEKRPSTGSSSDALGMSSGYRSLDGRRKRKAIDVQAGQSSGAESSNCSEHAERSQRRAIMSAPPPISASTVVMSTPPANSPVLSNLSDHGNSRIRLGVGEVVSSNPLSSNGRETAGSSRRNLRLRFSNTHQQGHVPLPREAHASSSSWHSSRVLLRNRLNPNPPLENGSHHVQPILPHIHSVRRNHHSRWSGASSSRTSNSSSAAISLERERDPMLYEDPIFGNILRSSSEHPMFIPPSETGGSSQQPPNWNLSSGASASRAGTEPGGGQSSTATGTSQETELPSGSSSRGPRSSNTRSALLERHLDSAYALPHSLWSMAAASEGRGSVMSEQIRHVLDLMRRGEGLRLEDMMILDQSVFFGMGDVHDRHRDMRLDVDNMSYEELLALGERIGDVSMGLNEETIMARLKQRKYGDRRADQAVTEPCSICREEYNNEEDLGTLECGHEFHRDCVKQWLMHKNLCPICKRAALST; encoded by the exons ATGCAAGGGCAACGGAATTCTATCAGTACATTGCCCGAAGATCTAACTTATGATCATGGGTCTACGTCAACTGATGCCAGCATAGATTCTCGAATGCCCTGGAATAATATGCAAACTTCTGCAGAAGCTCGGCTGCCAGAGTACAAAATCCCGCCAAGTGAGACCGATACTCAGCATCCGCGTCATATTGGGCACAGTCAGTGGAGTTTAGGTGAAACTAGTTCTGGTGCAGCACAATGTCATTCTGATCGCAACAAGAGAAAAAGAGAGCACAGATGGAGTGTTCCCTCTCGAGCTGCTCTCGACTTGGAAGAATGTCAGCTTGAATCATCTAATATTCCTCCACTGGACAATGTTGTAGTTGATGGGCAAGGCAATCAGGCGTCAAACATCTCGTCTCCTTTGCAGCTTGCTGGACCTGTAGATGACGGGCATCAGGTAATTGAGCGTCCCAATAGACATATATCTGTTGGATCATCGAGCGAGAAAAGGCCTTCTACTGGCAGCTCCTCCGATGCTCTTGGTATGTCTTCCGGGTATCGTTCCTTGGATGGTCGACGCAAGAGAAAGGCCATTGATGTACAAGCTGGACAGTCTTCTGGAGCGGAAAGTTCGAATTGTTCTGAACATGCTGAAAGAAGTCAACGTCGTGCTATAATGTCAGCCCCTCCCCCGATTTCTGCTAGTACTGTTGTTATGTCAACTCCACCGGCAAACAGCCCGGTCCTCAGCAATTTATCAGACCACGGAAACTCAAGGATTCGGCTTGGAGTCGGAGAAGTTGTTTCCTCAAATCCTTTGTCTTCAAATGGTAGAGAAACTGCTGGAAGTTCTCGTAGAAACTTACGCTTGCGTTTCAGTAACACTCATCAACAGGGTCATGTTCCATTACCAAGAGAAGCTCATGCGTCTTCCTCTTCTTGGCATTCATCAAGGGTACTTCTTCGAAATCGTCTGAACCCAAACCCTCCTTTGGAGAATGGAAGTCATCATGTTCAGCCGATTCTTCCGCATATTCATTCTGTTCGTCGAAATCATCATTCTAGATGGAGTGGAGCCTCTAGCTCGAGAACTAGCAATTCATCTTCTGCTGCTATTTCTCTTGAGAGGGAGAGGGATCCTATGCTTTACGAAGATCCTATATTCGGAAATATTCTCAGAAGCTCGTCGGAGCATCCGATGTTTATTCCTCCTAGTGAGACAGGGGGTTCGTCTCAACAACCTCCAAACTGGAACTTATCCAGCGGGGCATCTGCTTCTCGGGCAG GTACCGAACCTGGTGGAGGTCAGAGCAGCACAGCAACCGGTACCTCACAAGAAACAGAGCTTCCATCCGGATCTAGCAGTCGCGGTCCTCGTTCATCAAACACAAGGTCAGCATTGTTGGAGAGACATCTGGATAGTGCTTATGCGTTACCTCATTCGCTTTGGAGCATGGCTGCCGCTAGTGAAGGGAGAGGCAGCGTGATGTCCGAG CAGATTCGCCACGTCTTAGATCTCATGCGAAGGGGAGAGGGCTTGAGACTCGAG GATATGATGATTCTTGATCAGTCAGTCTTCTTCGGGATGGGTGATGTACATGATCGTCACCGGGACATGAGACTAGATGTCGACAATATGTCCTATGAG GAGCTCCTGGCCTTGGGGGAGCGCATTGGAGATGTATCCATGGGATTGAACGAAGAAACAATAATGGCTCGTTTGAAGCAACGTAAATATGGTGATAGACGAGCAGATCAAGCTGTGACAGAGCCGTGCAGTATATGCCGG GAGGAGTACAACAACGAGGAAGATCTTGGCACGTTGGAATGTGGGCATGAATTTCACAGAGACTGTGTGAAACAATGGCTCATGCACAAGAACTTGTGCCCCATATGCAAGAGGGCGGCGTTGTCTACATGA
- the LOC121753628 gene encoding subtilisin-like protease SBT3: MLRPPKMKLPFSIYLILFSFLVWGSHASSQRSTYIIHMDKSSMPKAFSSHHSWYHSLVKSGAKLIYTYDHAFQGFSAVMSTDELQAIKMSDGFVSASVSRSVTHDTTHSTKFLGLNTVTGLWPASQYGKDVIIGIIDSGIWPESPSFNDDGMTEIPSSWKGTCQTGPDFNSSLCNKKLIGARFFDAAAREAGSEFYTSPRDNDGHGTHVASTAAGNFVNNVSFFGYAPGTARGVAPRARLAAYKTGSYEADTLAAIDQAVADGVHIISISLRYESADLFRNTIAAATFGARAKGIIVCKSAGNSGPSIATIEAGIPWEIVVASGTIDRWFAGTITLGNGKTITGWTMFPAKASVINVPLDYNETVSACDSSELLSQSFITRIVVCNITDEAISFDSLMGNLLGSNAAAAVIISEDTSILRSNSFRFPGAVITPAEAVNLIKYATTSESPKATITFQETIIGPEPRVAPALSGSSSRGPAQSYQEILKPDIMAPGVLILAAYSPVQLGPQIGNIFLSTDYSLESGTSMATPHIAGVAALLKAAHPEWSPAAIQSAMMTTANHLDSTNQPIKDQAFSSYRVASPLGIGSGQVDPNRALDPGLVYDATPLDLANLVCSMNYTREQVRAIIRSNYNCSGANSDLNYPSFIGLFNFDQRGLTLTRTFKRTVTNVGSGAATYTMKLEKPENATVTVTPQTLVFRKKYEKQSYTLRMRYRGDIDSTFRQGSLTWIEKSGKYVVRSPIVIAGGVDNYG, encoded by the coding sequence ATGTTGAGACCGCCAAAAATGAAGCTCCCTTTTTCCATTTATCTCATTCTCTTCTCATTTCTTGTTTGGGGCAGTCATGCTTCATCACAAAGATCTACTTACATTATTCACATGGACAAGTCCTCCATGCCCAAGGCATTTTCCAGTCACCATTCTTGGTATCATTCCCTTGTCAAATCGGGGGCGAAGCTCATCTACACTTACGACCACGCCTTCCAAGGATTCAGCGCCGTCATGTCGACCGACGAATTGCAGGCTATAAAGATGTCGGACGGTTTCGTATCCGCCTCCGTCAGCAGATCCGTCACCCACGACACCACGCATTCCACCAAGTTCCTCGGCCTCAACACCGTTACCGGGCTCTGGCCGGCTTCCCAATACGGAAAGGACGTGATCATAGGCATCATTGACAGCGGCATTTGGCCCGAGAGCCCCAGCTTCAACGATGACGGGATGACTGAAATCCCGTCGTCGTGGAAGGGAACCTGCCAGACAGGCCCGGATTTCAATTCATCACTATGCAACAAGAAACTCATTGGAGCCAGATTCTTCGATGCCGCAGCTCGAGAAGCTGGCTCAGAATTCTATACCTCGCCCAGAGACAACGACGGCCACGGCACCCATGTCGCGTCCACGGCCGCTGGTAACTTTGTGAACAATGTTTCCTTCTTCGGATACGCCCCTGGAACTGCCAGGGGAGTTGCTCCGCGAGCTAGGCTCGCGGCCTACAAGACCGGAAGCTATGAGGCCGACACGCTAGCCGCCATCGACCAGGCCGTCGCAGACGGCGTCCATATAATATCCATATCCTTACGATACGAATCAGCTGATCTGTTTCGGAATACCATCGCAGCTGCTACCTTCGGCGCCAGAGCGAAAGGTATCATTGTTTGTAAATCCGCCGGAAACAGCGGTCCCAGCATTGCCACGATTGAAGCAGGGATCCCCTGGGAGATCGTCGTGGCGTCTGGGACCATTGACCGATGGTTTGCCGGTACGATCACACTCGGAAACGGCAAAACCATCACAGGATGGACCATGTTTCCTGCCAAGGCATCCGTGATCAACGTGCCTCTCGATTACAATGAGACTGTCTCCGCCTGCGACTCCAGCGAACTACTGTCGCAGTCGTTTATAACCCGAATCGTCGTCTGTAACATTACAGACGAAGCCATCAGTTTCGATTCCCTAATGGGGAATCTATTGGGTTCCAACGCGGCTGCGGCTGTAATAATCTCAGAAGATACCAGCATACTCAGATCAAATTCGTTCCGTTTCCCTGGGGCCGTGATCACCCCAGCGGAAGCAGTGAATTTGATCAAGTATGCGACAACTAGTGAGTCCCCAAAGGCAACCATAACGTTCCAGGAAACGATAATCGGGCCAGAGCCCCGGGTAGCTCCAGCCTTATCTGGATCTTCATCCAGAGGGCCGGCCCAGAGCTACCAGGAGATTTTAAAGCCCGACATCATGGCGCCGGGAGTGCTAATTCTAGCAGCATACAGCCCAGTCCAGCTCGGCCCACAAATCGGTAACATATTCCTATCGACCGATTACTCTCTAGAGTCTGGTACATCAATGGCGACCCCACACATAGCAGGGGTCGCGGCCCTTCTGAAGGCCGCACACCCAGAGTGGAGCCCTGCGGCTATACAATCCGCAATGATGACAACCGCCAATCATCTCGATAGCACGAACCAGCCGATCAAGGACCAGGCGTTCAGCTCTTACAGAGTTGCTTCCCCGCTGGGGATCGGGTCGGGGCAGGTAGACCCGAACAGGGCGCTTGATCCCGGCCTTGTATACGACGCGACGCCTCTGGATCTCGCGAATCTCGTGTGCTCGATGAACTACACCCGGGAGCAGGTGCGGGCGATCATAAGGTCGAACTACAACTGCTCGGGGGCGAATTCGGATCTGAACTACCCTTCGTTCATAGGGTTGTTTAACTTCGACCAGAGAGGGCTGACGCTCACCAGAACGTTCAAGCGGACCGTGACGAATGTAGGGAGCGGGGCCGCCACGTATACAATGAAACTGGAGAAACCAGAGAATGCGACGGTAACGGTAACGCCGCAGACTCTGGTTTTTCGAAAGAAATATGAGAAACAGAGTTATACGTTGAGAATGCGTTATAGGGGAGATATTGATTCGACGTTCAGACAGGGATCGCTGACGTGGATTGAGAAGTCCGGCAAGTATGTTGTAAGAAGTCCGATTGTGATTGCCGGTGGAGTTGATAATTACGGCTAG
- the LOC121755859 gene encoding subtilisin-like protease SBT3, translating into MQLPSTISLIIFSFLVWGNDASSKISTYIIHMDKFSMPKAFSSHQFWYSSILAKSASPASPEPKLIYTYDHAFHGFSAVLSAEEVEALKNSPGFISAYKDKIAVADTTHSTKFLGLTSASGLWPASNYGKDVIIGVIDSGIWPESPSFNDDGMTAIPARWKGACDGGVGFNSSLCNKKIIGARYFNQGVRAENPDQEFIDSARDDDGHGTHVASTAAGNYVDGVSYFGYAPGTARGVAPRARLAVYKVLFFGAAASDVLAAMDQAVADGVDIISISISSFPIELYENPIAIASFGAREKGIMVCMSAGNRGPSYATIRSGIPWAVVVAASTIDRWFAGTLTLGNGKTIIGWTRFPARARVRDLPLIYNQTLYSDCQSEALLAEAPSPGIIVCDFTEFFTSIGDRTGPVIRPAIIVSQDLTVFRFVSFPYPEIVITPAQARDLINYATNTSSPAASIDFQQTILGPGPRAAPLLADDSSRGPAQSYERILKPDIMAPGVLILAAFNPQIRTTTLLGNLELSSDYNLLSGTSMSCPHISGVAALLKAAYPDWSPAAIQSAMMTTANHLDNTNQPIREQDTLLAQPLGMGSGHVDPNRALDPGLVYDASVQDLVNLVCSMNFTSNQTQTIIRSSYNCSNPSSDLNYPSFVVHAEGGATKAWEFQRHVTNVGAGAARYKATVEVPGNVTARVRPQTLVFGKKYETKSYSLTIRYKGVDEVFGWGALIWTDETGNYKVRSPIVFIS; encoded by the coding sequence ATGCAGCTTCCTTCAACAATTTCATTGATTATCTTCTCATTTCTTGTTTGGGGCAACGATGCTTCATCAAAAATATCCACATACATTATCCACATGGATAAATTCTCCATGCCCAAGGCATTTTCCAGTCACCAGTTTTGGTACTCTTCCATCCTTGCCAAATCAGCATCTCCGGCGTCACCTGAGCCCAAGCTCATCTACACCTACGACCATGCCTTCCATGGATTCAGCGCCGTGTTGTCGGCAGAAGAAGTCGAAGCCTTAAAGAACTCACCCGGCTTCATTTCCGCCTACAAAGACAAGATCGCGGTCGCAGACACCACTCACTCCACCAAGTTCCTCGGCCTCACTAGCGCTTCCGGCCTCTGGCCGGCTTCCAACTACGGCAAAGACGTCATCATCGGCGTTATCGACTCCGGCATCTGGCCGGAGAGCCCGAGCTTTAATGACGACGGAATGACTGCGATCCCGGCGAGGTGGAAGGGAGCTTGCGACGGCGGTGTAGGTTTCAATTCGTCGCTGTGCAACAAGAAAATCATCGGAGCCAGATACTTCAACCAAGGAGTTCGAGCAGAGAATCCTGATCAGGAATTCATAGATTCAGCAAGGGACGACGATGGCCACGGCACCCACGTGGCGTCCACTGCCGCCGGAAACTACGTGGACGGAGTTTCCTACTTTGGCTACGCCCCCGGAACAGCCAGAGGGGTCGCTCCGCGAGCTAGGCTCGCAGTCTACAAGGTCCTTTTCTTCGGAGCCGCCGCTTCCGACGTGCTGGCCGCAATGGACCAGGCCGTGGCGGACGGAGTGGATATAATCTCCATTTCCATTAGTAGTTTTCCAATAGAGCTCTATGAGAATCCGATTGCAATCGCTAGCTTTGGTGCTAGGGAGAAGGGGATCATGGTCTGTATGTCGGCAGGAAACAGGGGACCGAGTTACGCCACCATACGATCGGGGATCCCGTGGGCTGTCGTGGTGGCTGCGTCCACTATTGACCGTTGGTTCGCGGGTACCTTAACCCTCGGCAACGGCAAAACCATCATCGGATGGACTAGGTTTCCAGCGAGAGCCCGTGTGAGAGACTTGCCACTAATATACAATCAAACTCTATATTCCGATTGCCAGTCAGAAGCATTACTAGCCGAAGCGCCTTCTCCGGGCATCATCGTCTGCGATTTCACCGAGTTCTTCACCTCCATTGGAGATCGGACCGGGCCGGTTATCCGGCCAGCCATCATCGTCTCCCAAGACCTCACTGTGTTCCGATTCGTTTCGTTCCCGTACCCTGAGATTGTGATAACCCCAGCACAAGCCCGCGACTTGATCAATTACGCGACAAACACTTCTTCCCCAGCCGCATCCATCGATTTCCAGCAAACGATTTTAGGTCCAGGGCCGAGAGCTGCTCCGTTGCTGGCGGATGATTCATCGAGAGGGCCCGCGCAAAGCTACGAGCGCATCCTGAAGCCCGACATAATGGCGCCGGGAGTGCTGATTCTAGCAGCATTCAATCCTCAGATCAGAACAACTACTCTGCTTGGAAATTTAGAACTTTCTAGTGACTACAACCTTCTCTCAGGGACATCAATGTCATGCCCTCACATATCCGGGGTCGCGGCCCTTCTAAAGGCCGCGTACCCAGATTGGAGCCCTGCGGCCATACAGTCCGCGATGATGACGACCGCCAATCATCTTGATAACACAAATCAACCTATCAGGGAGCAGGACACCCTACTTGCCCAACCACTAGGCATGGGGTCGGGTCATGTTGATCCGAACCGTGCCCTTGATCCTGGGCTCGTTTACGATGCTTCTGTTCAGGACCTGGTGAATCTGGTATGTTCCATGAACTTTACTAGCAACCAGACTCAAACGATCATAAGGTCAAGCTACAACTGCTCGAATCCATCCTCCGACCTCAATTATCCATCGTTTGTGGTTCATGCTGAGGGAGGAGCTACTAAGGCTTGGGAGTTCCAAAGACATGTAACGAATGTTGGCGCGGGTGCAGCCAGGTATAAGGCTACGGTGGAAGTGCCAGGGAATGTGACGGCGAGAGTTCGGCCTCAAACGCTGGTGTTTGGCAAGAAATACGAGACCAAGAGTTATTCACTTACGATTCGGTATAAGGGTGTTGATGAAGTATTCGGATGGGGTGCTCTGATCTGGACCGACGAAACCGGCAACTACAAAGTTAGAAGCCCGATTGTATTCATATCTTGA